In Drosophila subpulchrella strain 33 F10 #4 breed RU33 chromosome 3R, RU_Dsub_v1.1 Primary Assembly, whole genome shotgun sequence, the following are encoded in one genomic region:
- the LOC119563002 gene encoding peptidoglycan-recognition protein LB isoform X2 — protein sequence MECYSQNMQPANIGDGVATARLVSRSDWGARFPKSVERFEGPAPYVIIHHSYMPAVCYTTPDCMKSMRDMQDFHQLERGWNDIGYSFGIGGDGLIYTGRGFNVIGAHAPKYNDKSVGIVLIGDWRTELPPKQMLDAAKNLIAFGVFKGYIDPAYKLLGHRQVRDTECPGDRLFAEINTWSHFTQLNATEASTPAPVEPHVHMPAHPPAAPKSPPAAPKV from the exons ATGGAAT GCTATAGCCAAAACATGCAGCCGGCGAATATCGGAGATGGAGTGGCCACCGCTCGACTTGTGTCCCGTTCCGACTGGGGCGCCCGCTTTCCCAAATCCGTGGAGCGCTTCGAGGGTCCCGCCCCCTACGTGATCATCCACCACTCCTATATGCCAGCGGTGTGCTACACCACTCCGGATTGCATGAAGAGCATGCGCGACATGCAGGACTTTCACCAACTGGAGCGCGGCTGGAACGATATCGGCTATAGCTTCGGGATCGGCGGCGATGGACTGATCTATACCGGAAGGGGATTCAATGTTATCGGAGCTCATGCCCCCAAATACAATGACAAGAGTGTGGGCATCGTGCTGATCGGAGATTGGAGAA CTGAACTGCCACCCAAGCAGATGCTGGATGCGGCCAAGAACCTGATTGCCTTCGGGGTCTTCAAGGGTTACATTGACCCCGCCTACAAGCTGCTGGGTCACAGACAGGTGCGGGATACCGAGTGTCCCGGGGACAGGCTGTTCGCCGAGATCAATACTTGGTCGCACTTCACCCAACTAAACGCCACCGAGGCCAGCACTCCTGCCCCAGTTGAACCCCACGTTCACATGCCAGCCCATCCTCCGGCGGCACCAAAATCCCCGCCAGCTGCGCCCAAGGTCTAG
- the LOC119563002 gene encoding peptidoglycan-recognition protein LB isoform X1, with amino-acid sequence MTALGLVLLSMMGYSQNMQPANIGDGVATARLVSRSDWGARFPKSVERFEGPAPYVIIHHSYMPAVCYTTPDCMKSMRDMQDFHQLERGWNDIGYSFGIGGDGLIYTGRGFNVIGAHAPKYNDKSVGIVLIGDWRTELPPKQMLDAAKNLIAFGVFKGYIDPAYKLLGHRQVRDTECPGDRLFAEINTWSHFTQLNATEASTPAPVEPHVHMPAHPPAAPKSPPAAPKV; translated from the exons GCTATAGCCAAAACATGCAGCCGGCGAATATCGGAGATGGAGTGGCCACCGCTCGACTTGTGTCCCGTTCCGACTGGGGCGCCCGCTTTCCCAAATCCGTGGAGCGCTTCGAGGGTCCCGCCCCCTACGTGATCATCCACCACTCCTATATGCCAGCGGTGTGCTACACCACTCCGGATTGCATGAAGAGCATGCGCGACATGCAGGACTTTCACCAACTGGAGCGCGGCTGGAACGATATCGGCTATAGCTTCGGGATCGGCGGCGATGGACTGATCTATACCGGAAGGGGATTCAATGTTATCGGAGCTCATGCCCCCAAATACAATGACAAGAGTGTGGGCATCGTGCTGATCGGAGATTGGAGAA CTGAACTGCCACCCAAGCAGATGCTGGATGCGGCCAAGAACCTGATTGCCTTCGGGGTCTTCAAGGGTTACATTGACCCCGCCTACAAGCTGCTGGGTCACAGACAGGTGCGGGATACCGAGTGTCCCGGGGACAGGCTGTTCGCCGAGATCAATACTTGGTCGCACTTCACCCAACTAAACGCCACCGAGGCCAGCACTCCTGCCCCAGTTGAACCCCACGTTCACATGCCAGCCCATCCTCCGGCGGCACCAAAATCCCCGCCAGCTGCGCCCAAGGTCTAG